One genomic region from Flagellimonas oceani encodes:
- a CDS encoding alpha/beta hydrolase gives MKTFLQLTLVIFAFQLTLAQTSKGTIVIDSIYSENLVNDFGENPTREVGVYLPPNYETETKKYPVIYFLHGFYGDHTMLEQMKEILDFAIATKRIRPFILVVPNQKTTYEGSFYANSGVFGNWEDFTVQDLVSYMDGNYRTIPKKESRGITGHSMGGYGALNIAMKHPDVFNTVYAISPGALAIVREYGPNSSTFIELAEISTYEELEKTYFGKVMVAFGRSWSPNPDSPPFYCDFPFGYEDEELVIHQETLKKWHDNMPFYNLENYIDNLKSLNAIKMDWGRNAGERFTQQCKMFSVKLENLGIKHFAEEYIGTHVNNIYTKDGRIPQQVLPFFEYYLQFD, from the coding sequence ATGAAAACATTTTTACAATTGACCTTGGTGATATTCGCCTTTCAACTGACCCTTGCACAAACTTCCAAAGGGACCATTGTGATCGATTCCATTTACTCCGAGAACTTGGTCAATGATTTTGGAGAGAACCCTACTCGGGAAGTCGGGGTATATCTTCCGCCCAATTATGAGACCGAAACCAAAAAGTATCCGGTCATCTATTTTTTACATGGGTTTTACGGAGACCATACCATGTTGGAACAGATGAAGGAAATTTTGGATTTTGCCATAGCCACTAAACGTATCCGCCCATTTATTTTGGTGGTTCCCAACCAAAAAACGACCTATGAAGGTAGTTTTTATGCCAACTCGGGAGTTTTTGGAAACTGGGAGGATTTTACCGTACAGGATTTGGTATCTTATATGGACGGGAATTATCGAACCATACCCAAAAAAGAAAGCCGAGGAATAACCGGACACAGCATGGGGGGCTATGGTGCTTTGAATATTGCCATGAAGCACCCTGATGTTTTTAATACCGTATATGCCATCAGTCCAGGGGCCCTGGCCATAGTACGTGAATATGGGCCCAACAGCAGCACATTTATAGAACTTGCTGAAATATCCACTTATGAGGAGTTGGAAAAAACGTATTTTGGCAAGGTAATGGTAGCCTTTGGTCGCTCTTGGTCGCCCAATCCCGATAGTCCGCCTTTTTATTGTGATTTTCCTTTCGGATATGAAGATGAGGAATTGGTGATACACCAAGAAACACTGAAAAAGTGGCACGATAATATGCCTTTCTACAATCTTGAAAATTACATAGACAACCTCAAAAGTTTAAATGCCATTAAAATGGATTGGGGGCGCAACGCTGGTGAACGATTTACCCAGCAATGCAAGATGTTCAGTGTTAAGTTGGAGAATTTAGGTATAAAACATTTTGCAGAGGAATACATCGGAACACATGTGAACAATATATACACAAAAGATGGGCGTATTCCGCAACAGGTGCTGCCGTTTTTTGAGTATTATTTGCAATTTGATTAA
- a CDS encoding helix-turn-helix domain-containing protein — MVLEVLREWHSLAELAQKYEIHPTQISTWKHDFLDWCEQVFE; from the coding sequence GTGGTCTTGGAAGTCTTGAGGGAGTGGCATAGCCTTGCTGAACTTGCCCAAAAGTACGAGATACACCCTACCCAGATAAGCACGTGGAAGCACGATTTCCTCGATTGGTGCGAGCAGGTGTTCGAATAG
- a CDS encoding fumarylacetoacetate hydrolase family protein: MKDLLMNRSITNEGIWIGRCHVPPERAYNNIEGPHVIWVHKEWVYDLSHYFKSTGELINSINYKEILNVKDPNITKVGAFEEILENSFYHQKNDAKPFLLSPNDTQAVKACGVTFIKSLLERVIEERAKGEPQLAIQLRDEITAVIGESLNNIVPGSKQAISLKDELKKRGIWSQYLEVGIGPNAEVFTKSQPFSSVGFGAEVGVLSDSKWNNPEPEIVLVVTNSGKIVGATLGNDVNLRDYEGRSALLLGEAKDQNGSCAVGPLFRLFDDSFSLEDVKSAKVSLTITGSDGFELKDASDMGEISRSPEELVKQVINENHQYPDGFVLFCGTMFAPTLDRNEKDMGFTHKPQDRVIIESPKLGTLVNWVNSADKIPNWNFGINAFVDYSLKRLQKKN, from the coding sequence ATGAAAGACCTGTTGATGAACCGTAGCATTACAAATGAAGGCATTTGGATAGGAAGATGCCACGTACCACCTGAAAGAGCCTATAACAATATCGAAGGGCCCCATGTAATTTGGGTACATAAAGAATGGGTATATGATCTATCTCATTATTTCAAATCTACCGGAGAGCTCATCAATTCAATCAACTACAAAGAAATATTGAATGTAAAAGATCCAAACATTACAAAAGTGGGAGCTTTTGAAGAAATTTTGGAAAATTCATTCTATCATCAAAAAAATGATGCCAAGCCATTTTTACTCTCTCCTAACGACACCCAGGCCGTAAAGGCCTGCGGGGTTACTTTTATAAAAAGTTTATTGGAAAGAGTAATTGAGGAGAGAGCAAAAGGAGAACCTCAATTGGCCATACAACTAAGGGACGAGATTACCGCTGTCATCGGGGAGAGTCTTAACAATATAGTACCCGGCTCCAAACAGGCAATTAGTTTAAAAGATGAATTAAAAAAAAGGGGGATCTGGTCCCAGTACCTGGAAGTTGGTATTGGCCCCAATGCAGAAGTATTCACTAAAAGCCAACCTTTTTCGTCGGTTGGGTTTGGTGCCGAGGTAGGCGTGCTCAGCGATTCCAAATGGAATAATCCAGAACCTGAAATAGTTTTGGTGGTCACCAATTCCGGCAAAATAGTGGGAGCAACTTTGGGCAATGATGTGAATTTACGGGACTATGAAGGCAGAAGTGCTTTATTATTGGGAGAAGCAAAAGACCAAAACGGATCTTGTGCCGTTGGCCCCCTGTTCAGATTGTTTGATGACTCTTTTTCATTGGAGGATGTAAAAAGTGCCAAGGTATCCTTAACTATTACCGGGAGTGATGGTTTTGAACTAAAAGATGCTAGTGATATGGGAGAAATAAGCAGGTCGCCCGAAGAATTGGTAAAGCAAGTAATCAATGAGAACCATCAGTATCCCGATGGATTCGTTCTTTTTTGTGGAACCATGTTCGCCCCAACTTTGGATAGAAATGAAAAAGATATGGGATTCACCCATAAACCACAGGACAGAGTGATTATTGAATCACCTAAACTGGGGACACTAGTGAATTGGGTCAACTCGGCAGATAAGATTCCTAATTGGAATTTCGGAATCAATGCTTTTGTTGACTACTCCTTAAAACGGTTACAAAAAAAGAACTAA
- a CDS encoding acyclic terpene utilization AtuA family protein, whose amino-acid sequence MMPEKTIRIGSGAGYSGDRIEPAVDLIKEGDLDYIIFECLAERTIALAQLQKMQNPELGYDPFLEERMKACLPHCVSNKVKLISNMGAANPIAAAKKTAEVGRELGLADLKIAAVFGDDVISMLDFSANKFLESGDSLSVLGDEIISANAYLGVEGILMALEDGADIILTGRVADPSLFLAPLVHEFGWSMEDYPLLGKGTALGHLMECAGQVCGGYFADGVKKQVPNLGNLGFPIAEIGSDGSFHITKLKDSGGMVNAATCKEQLLYEVHDPSAYLTPNVVADFSNIHFKEIENDKVEVYGASGKALTGKLKVSVGYHDGYMADAQISYGGSYALERGNLAIEIIKERLQTKNLLVEDILFDLIGVNSLFKEDVSDINPQEIRLRVAAKTKDREEALELVNEVETLYTNGPAAGGGVSKSITEIIAIQSILIDKDQVKPKVEYFKS is encoded by the coding sequence ATGATGCCAGAAAAAACAATTCGCATTGGGTCGGGAGCAGGGTATTCGGGTGACCGAATAGAACCTGCTGTGGACCTGATAAAAGAGGGTGATTTGGATTATATCATATTCGAATGTCTCGCAGAGCGGACCATTGCTCTGGCGCAATTACAGAAAATGCAGAACCCGGAGCTGGGATATGACCCCTTTTTGGAAGAGCGAATGAAGGCCTGCTTGCCTCATTGCGTTTCAAATAAAGTGAAACTCATAAGCAATATGGGTGCCGCGAATCCTATTGCTGCCGCTAAAAAAACAGCTGAAGTTGGACGGGAACTTGGGCTGGCCGATTTAAAAATAGCGGCCGTTTTCGGTGATGATGTTATATCGATGCTCGACTTTAGTGCAAATAAATTTTTGGAAAGTGGCGATTCCTTATCGGTTTTAGGGGATGAAATCATTTCCGCAAATGCTTATTTAGGCGTGGAAGGGATTTTAATGGCATTGGAAGATGGAGCCGATATTATTTTGACAGGTAGAGTGGCAGACCCATCTTTGTTTTTGGCTCCCCTCGTACATGAGTTTGGATGGTCAATGGAAGATTACCCACTCTTGGGAAAGGGAACAGCTTTAGGTCATTTAATGGAATGTGCCGGCCAAGTATGCGGTGGCTACTTCGCCGATGGGGTAAAAAAACAGGTGCCCAATTTGGGTAACCTCGGATTTCCCATTGCGGAAATAGGCAGTGATGGTTCTTTCCACATTACCAAATTAAAGGATTCGGGAGGCATGGTCAATGCGGCGACCTGCAAAGAACAATTATTGTACGAAGTGCATGATCCATCAGCATATTTGACCCCGAATGTGGTAGCCGATTTTTCCAATATCCATTTTAAGGAAATAGAAAATGACAAGGTTGAAGTTTACGGAGCTTCTGGAAAGGCATTGACCGGAAAGTTAAAAGTATCGGTGGGATATCATGATGGTTACATGGCCGATGCACAAATAAGTTATGGCGGGAGCTATGCATTGGAGAGGGGCAACTTGGCCATTGAAATTATCAAGGAACGACTTCAAACCAAGAATCTATTGGTGGAGGATATCCTTTTCGACCTTATTGGGGTCAATAGTCTTTTTAAAGAAGATGTATCGGATATCAACCCTCAAGAAATACGGTTGCGCGTGGCCGCCAAAACAAAAGACAGGGAAGAAGCCTTAGAATTGGTCAATGAAGTGGAAACGCTCTATACCAATGGACCTGCCGCTGGGGGAGGAGTTTCCAAGTCAATTACGGAAATCATAGCCATACAATCCATTTTGATTGACAAAGACCAGGTAAAACCAAAAGTCGAATACTTTAAAAGTTGA
- a CDS encoding SusC/RagA family TonB-linked outer membrane protein, which yields MKNVEIMQVFEQIESVSEFKFFYDNKKVNAHRKVSINVDQKLITEILDQLFQGTNVSYLFNKQQIILKTRNAIDVAPAESSLSPSPDDDFQTTLSGVITDSNGVPIPGASVIEKGTTNGVAANFDGVYQITVQNTNAVLIVSSIGFTRKEVPVGGSTTLDIVLQEDTQNLNEVVVTALGIKQETKKLGYSIAQVDAEEVNVNRSSNFMNTLQGKVAGVNISSLSSGPGGSSKVRIRGQSSISGTNNPLIVVNGVPIDNTSFGTSPGSTSTEVGTNSDGVYSDGGDGFSSINPDDIESMTILKGATGAALYGSRAKDGVIMITTKSRGRQQGIGVTYNLNITDHTPLDFTDYQYEYGQGENGVRPTSANPTSGQWSFGERFQPGMTQVLFDGVEVPYVPVYDRIKKFYRSGLDITNSVSISSGSEKGGFNLSLSNLGSKGITPNNEFNRKTVNFGANYDLSDKLSVEAHVNYSYEKNINPPNVGQQDNTIPVALYNMANSMPFDLLEEKKLDENGNEFVYSRFRNRTNPYFTLSEQFNEIRRDRIFGNVAARYKILSWLTGQIRVGQDYWSRSQQFNGYPTGQASRPAAPAPFFNGTFTQTARSYRETNVDFLLSGNVDVSEDFGVSYNLGGNQMRRRQDLNRVDVTDFVIRDLYTVQNGRVKDPTYSLSERGINSLYGAVDLSYQDTYFLSGTARNDWFSTLSEANRSILYPSVSGSVLFSNLLGDSAEWLTLGKFRAAYAEVGSDTDVNPYSDALFYDINANFFPGPDGSPKPVAGANTSILPNPNLRPMRVKETELGVDLRMFDNRVGLDVAVYRKTTIDQIIPAQISNSSGFISQLINSGESRSDGIEMLLNLTPIRNDDLRWDFNFNASYNKTKVISLLSDEEGESILVGNHVFNGYLYQVVGKEIGQLAGFGYKFDDQGRQIFANDGRPLRSDDIKFFGSALPRWVGGITNTVRYKDFNFSFLIDFKLGGKMISGTNFNAVRHGLHKMTLPGRDTGVIGDGVNQAGEPNTVATESQTYWEVVRSQQLIEPIVYNSGFWKLRQITVGYDFQKLIPEDSFVQGVTLSLVANNVAILKKWVPNIDPDSFAYSSDNVSGLESTGVPTTRSIGFNLNVKF from the coding sequence ATGAAAAATGTAGAAATCATGCAAGTGTTCGAACAGATTGAATCTGTTTCAGAATTCAAGTTCTTTTATGACAACAAAAAAGTAAATGCTCACAGAAAGGTCTCTATCAATGTAGACCAAAAATTGATCACTGAAATACTGGACCAACTTTTCCAGGGAACTAATGTTTCTTATCTTTTTAACAAACAACAAATTATTTTAAAGACTAGAAACGCAATCGATGTAGCTCCGGCAGAATCAAGTCTTTCCCCATCTCCTGATGATGACTTCCAAACCACACTTTCAGGTGTAATTACGGACTCCAATGGTGTACCCATACCAGGGGCATCTGTGATAGAAAAGGGCACGACCAATGGTGTTGCCGCCAACTTTGACGGGGTTTATCAGATAACTGTTCAGAATACCAATGCCGTTTTGATAGTCAGTTCCATCGGGTTTACAAGAAAAGAAGTCCCGGTTGGTGGATCCACTACCCTTGATATAGTATTGCAAGAAGATACCCAGAACTTGAACGAGGTCGTGGTAACTGCTTTGGGAATCAAGCAAGAAACCAAGAAATTGGGATATTCCATTGCTCAGGTTGATGCTGAAGAGGTCAATGTGAACAGGTCTTCCAACTTTATGAACACCCTTCAGGGCAAGGTAGCAGGTGTGAATATATCCTCATTGAGTTCAGGACCAGGTGGATCATCAAAAGTTAGGATCAGAGGTCAATCCTCAATTTCCGGTACCAATAATCCCCTAATAGTGGTAAATGGTGTGCCAATAGACAATACTTCCTTCGGTACAAGCCCGGGAAGTACCAGTACAGAAGTGGGCACCAATAGTGATGGGGTCTATTCTGATGGTGGTGATGGTTTTTCCAGTATCAATCCAGACGATATAGAAAGCATGACCATCTTAAAGGGGGCCACTGGTGCAGCGCTTTATGGATCTAGGGCAAAGGATGGTGTTATCATGATCACCACGAAGTCACGTGGGCGTCAACAAGGAATAGGGGTTACCTATAACCTTAATATAACCGACCATACCCCTTTGGATTTTACAGACTATCAGTATGAGTATGGGCAAGGAGAGAACGGAGTGAGGCCTACATCGGCCAATCCCACATCCGGACAATGGTCCTTCGGGGAACGTTTTCAACCGGGAATGACACAGGTTCTTTTTGATGGTGTGGAAGTTCCTTATGTTCCGGTTTACGACAGAATCAAAAAGTTTTATAGAAGTGGTCTGGACATCACCAATTCCGTATCCATTTCAAGTGGATCAGAAAAAGGAGGGTTCAACCTTTCACTTTCCAATCTAGGGAGTAAAGGCATCACCCCCAATAACGAGTTCAACAGGAAGACGGTAAACTTTGGGGCAAATTATGACCTGTCCGACAAGCTTAGCGTTGAGGCCCATGTCAACTATTCCTACGAGAAAAACATAAACCCGCCCAACGTAGGCCAACAGGACAATACTATCCCGGTGGCCCTTTATAATATGGCCAATTCCATGCCTTTTGATTTATTGGAGGAGAAAAAGCTTGATGAGAATGGGAACGAATTTGTATACAGCAGGTTCAGAAACCGTACCAATCCATATTTTACGCTTTCCGAACAGTTCAACGAAATACGGAGAGATAGAATATTCGGTAACGTTGCCGCACGCTATAAAATTCTTTCATGGCTTACAGGGCAGATACGGGTAGGGCAGGACTATTGGTCGCGTTCCCAACAATTTAATGGGTATCCCACCGGACAAGCTTCCAGACCTGCGGCACCAGCCCCTTTCTTTAATGGAACCTTTACCCAAACCGCAAGAAGTTACCGTGAAACCAACGTCGACTTCCTGCTTTCAGGAAATGTTGATGTAAGTGAAGATTTTGGGGTCTCATACAATTTGGGAGGCAACCAGATGAGAAGAAGACAAGATTTAAATAGGGTTGATGTGACTGATTTTGTGATCCGTGACCTGTATACTGTACAAAACGGTAGGGTGAAGGACCCGACCTATTCATTGTCCGAGAGAGGTATCAACTCCTTGTACGGAGCAGTTGACCTATCTTATCAAGATACTTATTTTTTAAGTGGTACTGCCCGTAACGATTGGTTTTCAACACTCTCTGAGGCAAATCGAAGTATTCTTTATCCTTCCGTTTCAGGTAGTGTACTATTCTCCAATCTGTTGGGTGATAGTGCAGAATGGTTGACGCTTGGTAAGTTCAGGGCCGCCTATGCCGAAGTGGGCAGCGATACGGACGTAAATCCTTATTCTGACGCACTATTCTATGATATCAACGCCAACTTCTTCCCAGGACCGGATGGATCACCCAAGCCGGTTGCCGGAGCCAATACATCCATACTGCCCAATCCCAATCTCCGCCCAATGAGGGTGAAAGAAACAGAACTAGGTGTCGATCTAAGAATGTTCGATAACCGGGTCGGATTGGATGTGGCTGTATACCGTAAGACCACAATAGATCAGATCATACCCGCTCAGATTTCCAATTCTTCAGGATTTATAAGCCAGTTGATCAACAGTGGTGAAAGTAGGAGTGACGGTATTGAAATGTTATTGAATTTGACACCAATTCGTAATGATGACCTAAGATGGGATTTTAATTTCAATGCATCCTACAATAAAACCAAAGTAATCAGCCTGCTTAGTGATGAGGAGGGAGAGAGTATTTTGGTGGGGAACCACGTATTTAACGGTTATCTCTACCAAGTGGTAGGCAAGGAAATCGGTCAATTGGCCGGTTTTGGTTATAAGTTCGATGACCAAGGAAGACAAATATTTGCAAATGATGGAAGACCTTTAAGGTCGGACGACATCAAATTTTTTGGTAGTGCATTGCCCAGATGGGTTGGTGGTATTACAAATACCGTACGTTACAAGGATTTCAACTTCTCCTTTTTGATTGATTTCAAATTGGGCGGTAAGATGATTTCCGGTACCAACTTCAATGCCGTTAGACATGGTCTCCATAAAATGACCCTTCCTGGTAGGGATACCGGGGTTATCGGAGATGGTGTAAACCAAGCGGGAGAACCCAATACTGTTGCAACAGAATCCCAAACTTATTGGGAAGTTGTGCGCTCACAGCAATTGATAGAGCCCATTGTGTACAATTCTGGATTCTGGAAATTGAGGCAGATCACCGTAGGGTATGATTTCCAAAAGCTCATTCCAGAGGACTCCTTTGTACAAGGGGTTACCCTGAGCTTGGTCGCAAACAATGTGGCGATACTTAAAAAATGGGTCCCCAATATTGATCCCGACTCCTTTGCGTATAGTTCGGACAACGTTTCTGGACTGGAATCCACAGGTGTACCGACCACGAGAAGTATCGGATTTAACCTAAACGTCAAATTCTAA
- a CDS encoding aldehyde dehydrogenase (NADP(+)): MISGKNYIGSKVSANGERTFKTFNPKSNQTTAWTFYEASSAEIDEAVDLAAHAFQEYKQFSGVKKAGFLRAVAEEIGNLGDELIETYMQESGLPEGRALGERGRTMGQLNAFATLLEEGSWTDATIDTALPEREPIPKEDIRKMLIPIGPIVVFGSSNFPFAFSTAGGDTASALAAGCPVIVKSHPMHAGTGELVASAIIKAAERTGMPDGVFSNLNSSGIEVGERLVTHPKVKGVGFTGSIRGGTALYNLGTQREEPIPVFAEMGSVNPVIVLPSALEHKKNHWASQYANSITLGSGQFCTNPGLLIGLKGKALDNFVSTLGEQLTLLDPSSMLHPNIHKNYEKGRKEISGHEKVSVVAEYGKELPPNYGRQQLLTVSGKDFLENPVMHQEVFGPLSLVVQCADEDELTNILHHLEGQLTGTILGDESEIKTYEKVVDALKSKVGRIIFNSVPTGVEVCPSMFHGGPFPATTDSRFTSVGSSAIIRWVRPVSFQNWPQSMLPAELQNENPLGIMRKVNGVFTSSAI, from the coding sequence ATGATATCAGGTAAAAACTATATCGGTTCAAAAGTATCGGCAAATGGCGAGAGAACATTCAAAACCTTTAATCCAAAAAGCAACCAAACTACGGCTTGGACCTTCTATGAAGCTTCCTCGGCGGAAATTGACGAAGCAGTTGACTTGGCAGCGCATGCATTTCAGGAATACAAACAATTTTCCGGTGTCAAGAAAGCAGGTTTTCTAAGGGCCGTGGCCGAAGAAATTGGAAATTTGGGCGACGAGTTAATTGAGACCTATATGCAGGAATCTGGACTTCCCGAAGGTCGTGCCTTGGGAGAACGGGGCCGCACTATGGGACAGCTCAATGCATTTGCCACATTGTTGGAAGAGGGTTCCTGGACCGATGCGACCATAGATACCGCACTTCCCGAACGTGAACCTATACCCAAAGAAGACATACGAAAGATGTTGATACCAATCGGCCCCATAGTAGTCTTTGGATCCAGTAATTTTCCTTTCGCCTTCTCTACTGCCGGTGGTGATACGGCAAGTGCCCTGGCAGCGGGGTGTCCTGTCATTGTAAAGAGCCATCCCATGCATGCGGGAACCGGCGAACTTGTTGCGTCGGCCATTATAAAGGCCGCAGAAAGAACAGGAATGCCTGATGGAGTTTTTTCAAACTTGAACAGCAGTGGAATCGAAGTCGGAGAAAGATTGGTTACCCACCCAAAAGTAAAGGGGGTAGGTTTTACCGGAAGTATCCGTGGAGGAACGGCACTTTATAATTTGGGTACACAACGGGAGGAACCCATACCTGTTTTCGCAGAAATGGGGAGTGTGAATCCAGTTATTGTGCTTCCCTCTGCCTTGGAACACAAAAAGAATCATTGGGCCTCCCAATATGCCAACTCTATTACTTTGGGGTCTGGCCAATTTTGTACCAATCCCGGCTTGTTGATCGGACTCAAAGGAAAGGCTTTGGACAATTTTGTTTCCACATTGGGCGAACAACTGACGCTTTTGGATCCATCGAGCATGTTGCATCCGAACATACATAAAAACTATGAAAAGGGACGAAAGGAAATCTCCGGTCATGAAAAAGTATCCGTTGTGGCGGAGTATGGGAAAGAATTGCCTCCAAATTATGGCAGGCAGCAATTACTTACCGTAAGCGGAAAGGATTTTTTGGAGAACCCTGTAATGCACCAAGAGGTTTTTGGACCGTTGTCCCTTGTTGTCCAATGTGCCGATGAGGATGAGCTTACCAATATCCTTCATCATTTGGAAGGTCAACTTACCGGAACAATATTGGGTGATGAATCAGAGATAAAAACATATGAAAAGGTAGTAGATGCCCTAAAAAGTAAAGTGGGGCGAATTATTTTCAACAGTGTTCCCACTGGTGTCGAGGTCTGTCCGTCCATGTTTCATGGTGGCCCTTTTCCGGCGACAACGGACAGTAGGTTCACTTCGGTGGGGTCCTCGGCCATAATTCGATGGGTTCGCCCCGTCTCTTTCCAAAATTGGCCACAATCCATGCTACCAGCCGAACTACAAAACGAAAATCCTTTGGGTATTATGAGGAAAGTAAACGGTGTATTCACCTCAAGTGCCATCTGA
- a CDS encoding RNA polymerase sigma factor, whose amino-acid sequence MINTKNLEEMFLEHYQEWCLLSYSYVQDLDDAKDVVQTVFTKLLQKNEHTTIENFKPYINTAVRNESLKKIKNSQRTFDMSHSTTYVPSYENEWIQSEISETIFKELESLPVQNRKVFELCVIEGIKYKGAAEIMGVTVNTVKYHLKKSFKMLRLNLRNIHF is encoded by the coding sequence ATGATAAACACTAAAAATTTGGAAGAAATGTTTCTTGAGCATTACCAAGAATGGTGTTTGTTATCTTATAGTTATGTGCAAGATTTGGATGATGCAAAAGATGTGGTACAAACAGTTTTCACCAAGCTATTACAGAAAAATGAGCATACAACTATTGAGAATTTTAAGCCCTACATCAATACTGCTGTACGAAATGAAAGTTTAAAAAAAATTAAAAATTCTCAACGAACTTTCGATATGTCCCATTCCACTACTTATGTACCTTCCTATGAGAATGAGTGGATCCAATCAGAGATTTCTGAAACAATTTTTAAAGAGTTGGAATCCTTGCCGGTACAAAATAGAAAGGTATTTGAGCTTTGTGTTATAGAAGGAATCAAATATAAAGGAGCGGCAGAAATTATGGGGGTAACTGTCAATACCGTAAAGTATCATTTGAAAAAGTCTTTTAAGATGCTTCGCTTAAATTTGAGAAATATCCATTTTTAG
- a CDS encoding FecR family protein, which produces MIVEIILKKLKGPISEEEEILFEKWLSEDDENILTFQRLTNLQDKSKELQNIHHLDSQEAWEKIQHALHTNKSNKRLTISYSSFMGYAAVFAGVVVLSLLYKSFYMEELVEVEHDPTAITLELGNGETRILSQSGSTAIVTKDGDLLGNKADGMVDYSQNNFDEDDGELVYNTLHIPNGKTFKIVLSDGTTVHLNAGSTLMYPVKFIKGQNRKVTLIGEAFFHVEKNENSPFIVTSQSLDIRVLGTQFNVSSYPGDIDEKTVLVEGSVRVYESGTDYNEDDSTLLVPGEMASWQPTDKKISVEKVDTELHTSWMQGKLVLKGMKFKDIEKKLERHYGVIIENRNKKMEDRVFTATFDVETIEEVLSTFTSETSFDYVIENNQIIILE; this is translated from the coding sequence TTGATCGTAGAAATTATCCTTAAAAAATTAAAAGGGCCCATAAGCGAAGAAGAAGAAATTCTATTTGAAAAATGGTTGTCTGAAGATGATGAAAATATTTTGACCTTTCAAAGGCTCACAAATTTGCAGGATAAATCCAAAGAACTGCAAAATATACATCATCTTGATTCACAAGAGGCTTGGGAAAAAATTCAACATGCACTTCATACAAATAAATCCAACAAGCGTTTAACGATTTCTTATTCAAGTTTTATGGGTTATGCGGCAGTTTTCGCTGGTGTGGTCGTGTTATCTCTTCTTTATAAGTCATTTTATATGGAGGAATTGGTAGAGGTGGAGCATGACCCAACAGCTATTACGTTGGAACTGGGGAATGGAGAAACCCGAATCCTCTCTCAATCAGGTTCTACTGCAATTGTAACAAAAGATGGCGATTTATTGGGCAATAAAGCTGATGGTATGGTCGACTATTCCCAGAATAATTTTGATGAAGATGATGGCGAGTTGGTATACAATACGCTACATATTCCAAATGGAAAAACATTCAAAATCGTATTATCAGATGGGACTACCGTACATCTTAATGCAGGTTCGACCTTAATGTATCCGGTTAAATTTATCAAAGGACAAAACAGAAAAGTCACCTTGATCGGTGAAGCATTCTTTCATGTTGAGAAAAATGAGAATAGCCCATTTATTGTCACTTCGCAATCATTGGATATACGTGTTTTGGGAACCCAGTTCAATGTTTCCTCCTATCCTGGGGATATAGATGAAAAAACGGTATTGGTTGAAGGATCTGTCAGGGTCTATGAATCGGGAACGGATTACAACGAGGACGATTCCACATTGCTTGTCCCTGGGGAGATGGCTTCATGGCAGCCCACGGATAAAAAAATAAGCGTAGAAAAAGTTGATACCGAATTACACACCAGTTGGATGCAAGGCAAACTTGTACTTAAAGGAATGAAGTTTAAGGATATAGAGAAAAAACTTGAAAGGCACTATGGGGTAATCATAGAGAACAGGAATAAAAAAATGGAAGATAGGGTGTTCACTGCCACTTTTGATGTGGAAACTATCGAGGAAGTGCTCAGCACTTTCACATCCGAAACAAGTTTTGATTACGTGATAGAAAACAACCAGATAATCATCTTAGAATAA